The Streptomyces achromogenes DNA segment TCGACCTGCTGCTCCAATTCGTCCCCCTGAAGACCACCCGCCGCGAGTGCCTCACGCGCGTACCCGGGCGTCTGAAGCAATCCTGGTGGCCTACTCACCGAGTACTGCCACAGGCTCACCGCCTCCGCCTCCAGGGCCATGTACCGCCGGTACTGCTCCTTGAACTGCGAAGGGTCCGCGACCGCCAGCTCCCACAGCGTCAGCAGCATCGGCGCCGTCCCGTAGTGCTGGTCCAGCGCCTCGACGACCTCCGGGCTGCCGAGGCTCTGCCCGCCCTCCATCTTCCCGAAGGTCGACGCGGTCCAGCCCAGCACCTCCTCCAACTGCCGCAGGCTGTCCCCCCTGCCCGCGCGCAGCAGGCGCAGCTCCTCCGCGAACCGTCGCCGGGGCTCCTGGCTGCGCCCCGTGACCACTCTCCTCGCCGGCATCCCCGCTCCTTCCGCATTTGTGGAATTTGCGCGGCTGAACGCCCACGAAGGCCTCGTCGACGGCATGTCGGCCCCGCCCGGGGGTCATCCTGACGACGACCCCCACCACCCAGAGTATCCCAACCCTCACATTCCGTACGGAAGTTGGGTATCCTGGCCATAAGGAGCGGACGACATGCAGCACGAACCCGGCACCCTCCTCTACGACCCGGCAACGGACAGGTTCGGCGAGTACCAGGACCGTTCCGGCCCCTACGCGATGCTGCGGCCGGTCGGCGGCGGCCGGGAGTGGCAGGCCGATCCGACGGCGCTGCGGCCGGCGACCGAGCGTGAGCGGCTGCGCGCGGGCGTGCGCGCGGCGAACGAACGGGCGCGCACGGACGGCCCGTTCATGCTGGGCCTGCGCCGCCCGCCCGAGCCGGTGCCGGACTGCCCGGAGTGCGTCGAGCTCGCGACGCGCCGCGCCGAGGCCCGCGCCGCGTACGACTACAGCGCGGAGACCGACGCCGACGTCCTGCTCCGCGGCCACCAGCGTGAGCGGAACTGCCCGGCATGACACAGCACGAGGCCGGGCCCGGCGGGAGTCCCGTCGGGGCCGGCCTCGTGGCGCTGAAC contains these protein-coding regions:
- a CDS encoding helix-turn-helix domain-containing protein; its protein translation is MPARRVVTGRSQEPRRRFAEELRLLRAGRGDSLRQLEEVLGWTASTFGKMEGGQSLGSPEVVEALDQHYGTAPMLLTLWELAVADPSQFKEQYRRYMALEAEAVSLWQYSVSRPPGLLQTPGYAREALAAGGLQGDELEQQVDARVGRRKLLDEAEAPPFRVILSEMVLRNALRNRREWRGQLEHLLEAAERPNVALHVLPFGAGLHGLDSTDSMFLRLLDGRTVAYTENDVRGELVEEAGKVERLHRTYDAVRDLALSPAESRMFILRVLEEVPCEPST